In one window of Fictibacillus phosphorivorans DNA:
- a CDS encoding GDSL-type esterase/lipase family protein yields the protein MKTLVCFGDSITSKEKSKDGSLRLTSRLRQELTEWVVMNAGIPAETTRAALVRLQDDVLRHHPDFVTILFGANDSSDHRLIPLKEYEKNLTYMVNKIGADKVILISPAPVFEDQQKARTNNRMKQYAQTVKKVAKHEGTSYIPLFETLVEKNIQKYVIDDGLHFNKYGYEELSELVIRKIKTLTAITFPKKQLSP from the coding sequence ATGAAGACTCTTGTTTGTTTTGGAGACAGCATCACTTCAAAAGAAAAGAGTAAAGATGGCTCACTTAGGTTGACCTCTCGCTTAAGACAAGAATTAACCGAATGGGTAGTAATGAATGCTGGAATACCTGCAGAAACGACGAGAGCTGCACTTGTAAGGCTGCAAGATGACGTTCTAAGGCATCATCCTGATTTTGTTACGATACTTTTTGGAGCCAACGACTCAAGCGATCATAGACTTATTCCATTAAAAGAATACGAAAAGAACCTAACCTATATGGTGAATAAAATTGGAGCAGATAAAGTCATCTTAATCAGCCCAGCTCCTGTGTTTGAAGACCAACAGAAAGCACGGACGAACAATAGGATGAAACAATATGCACAAACCGTTAAAAAAGTGGCGAAACACGAGGGGACATCTTATATACCATTGTTTGAAACTTTGGTGGAAAAGAACATTCAAAAATACGTTATAGATGATGGTCTTCATTTTAATAAATATGGATATGAAGAACTAAGTGAACTTGTAATAAGAAAGATTAAAACATTGACTGCCATCACATTTCCAAAAAAACAGCTTTCTCCGTGA
- a CDS encoding LacI family DNA-binding transcriptional regulator, producing the protein MSVTIKDVAKLADVAPSTVSRVIANNPRISEKTKRKVKEAMDYLGYHPNFNARSLANRSTQAIGLVMPSSADKAFQNPFFPEVIRGISTIAHEQEYALYMSTGNTEDEIFEGVVRMVQGRRVDGIVMLYSRVDDRIMCYLQEQKFPFTVIGKPFKNAESITHIDNDNFKAAQEMTEYLISLGHERIGFVGGNLNLVVTIDRLLGYEKAIRNAGLPYKDEYIVHEEFLKEGGQEAVKELLALKDPPSALLVIDDVMSFGVLSTLNELGVSVPDDISLLSFNNVMLSELSSPSLTSVDINIFKLGYEAAKGLLECIQCPEKEAKRVVVPFQLIERQTCSKVSGK; encoded by the coding sequence ATGTCAGTTACGATAAAAGACGTAGCAAAATTAGCTGATGTTGCACCCTCAACCGTTTCAAGGGTAATCGCGAATAATCCTCGAATATCTGAAAAAACAAAGCGCAAAGTGAAAGAAGCAATGGACTATCTTGGCTACCACCCAAACTTCAACGCAAGAAGTTTGGCTAACCGAAGCACTCAGGCAATCGGTCTTGTCATGCCTAGTTCTGCAGACAAAGCTTTTCAAAATCCTTTTTTTCCAGAAGTCATCAGAGGAATCAGTACCATTGCACATGAACAAGAATACGCCCTATACATGTCCACAGGTAATACAGAAGATGAAATCTTCGAAGGGGTTGTGCGAATGGTACAAGGTCGTCGAGTGGATGGCATCGTTATGTTGTATTCACGTGTAGATGACCGGATCATGTGCTACTTGCAAGAACAGAAATTTCCTTTCACAGTGATCGGAAAGCCGTTTAAAAACGCTGAAAGTATCACGCATATTGATAATGATAACTTCAAAGCTGCTCAAGAAATGACTGAATATCTCATATCGCTTGGACACGAACGAATCGGTTTTGTAGGAGGAAATTTGAATCTAGTCGTAACTATCGATCGGTTATTAGGTTATGAAAAAGCGATACGAAATGCAGGTCTGCCTTATAAAGACGAGTATATCGTTCATGAAGAGTTCTTAAAAGAAGGAGGGCAGGAAGCAGTAAAAGAGCTTCTCGCGTTGAAAGACCCACCGTCAGCACTTCTTGTTATAGATGACGTTATGTCCTTCGGTGTGTTGAGCACATTAAACGAGCTAGGAGTGAGCGTACCCGATGACATCTCGTTACTAAGTTTCAACAACGTTATGCTATCTGAACTCTCATCACCATCGCTAACATCTGTCGACATCAACATCTTTAAACTCGGTTATGAAGCCGCTAAAGGACTCTTAGAATGCATTCAATGTCCCGAAAAAGAAGCAAAGCGAGTAGTAGTACCCTTTCAGTTGATCGAAAGACAGACGTGCAGTAAGGTTAGTGGGAAGTAA
- a CDS encoding histidine kinase N-terminal domain-containing protein — MDSSTNTQSNIELAQFLRNQRTSIVEKWLENVLLPQNDPFYEEVKKNGHQTIVELINFLETGSLERLQALTSKIAKERIEAKANVGDFVHNINVGRSIVYELLMCSLLNDQLKGDGVLKMQLYFDQLVFLSVQEYTALKDSIIDRKNQFIQEMHHDRLTMLGQIAASFAHEFRNPLTSVKGFIYLLQKELNKTDQSEYYFEIIQNEMQSLEEKITQFLYLSKMRGLQDKLEKISLSALLKEMLNFMYPRFTETNIVTISQVENDVFTEGDSSQVKQVLLNILVNAVEELSGWNGERKIKVSLKKNEENMAELLICNNGNPIPDYLLENVFEPFVTTKSLGTGLGLSVCKQIVEKHNGTIEVSSTKDDTCFTIRFPLI; from the coding sequence TTGGATAGCAGTACAAACACACAATCAAATATAGAACTTGCTCAATTCTTAAGAAACCAAAGAACAAGTATTGTTGAAAAATGGCTGGAGAACGTACTGTTGCCTCAAAATGATCCTTTTTATGAAGAAGTTAAAAAGAACGGGCATCAAACGATAGTAGAATTGATCAACTTTTTAGAAACCGGTTCCCTTGAAAGACTGCAAGCATTAACGAGTAAGATCGCAAAAGAAAGAATCGAAGCGAAAGCGAACGTAGGGGATTTTGTTCATAATATCAATGTTGGCCGAAGCATCGTTTATGAACTTTTAATGTGTTCGCTGTTAAATGATCAATTAAAAGGCGATGGCGTATTAAAGATGCAACTGTATTTCGATCAGCTCGTCTTCTTGAGCGTACAGGAATATACAGCACTAAAGGATTCAATTATTGATCGGAAAAACCAGTTCATTCAAGAGATGCATCACGATCGGTTAACCATGCTCGGGCAGATTGCGGCCAGTTTTGCTCATGAGTTTCGAAATCCGCTTACTTCTGTTAAGGGCTTTATCTATCTTCTACAAAAAGAATTGAATAAGACTGACCAATCAGAGTATTATTTTGAAATCATACAAAACGAGATGCAGAGCCTCGAAGAAAAGATCACACAGTTTCTCTATTTATCAAAGATGAGGGGCTTGCAAGATAAACTTGAGAAAATCTCGTTATCAGCACTTTTAAAGGAAATGCTAAATTTTATGTATCCGCGTTTTACTGAAACGAATATCGTAACCATTTCTCAAGTCGAAAATGACGTGTTTACAGAGGGTGACAGTTCACAAGTCAAACAAGTGTTATTAAACATCCTAGTGAACGCAGTCGAAGAATTAAGTGGCTGGAATGGTGAGAGAAAGATTAAGGTTTCTCTAAAGAAAAACGAAGAGAACATGGCCGAATTATTAATCTGTAATAATGGTAATCCGATTCCTGACTATTTACTTGAAAATGTCTTCGAGCCGTTTGTTACAACAAAGTCACTCGGAACAGGGCTTGGGCTTTCGGTTTGTAAGCAGATCGTTGAAAAACATAACGGCACGATTGAAGTAAGTTCAACGAAAGACGATACTTGTTTTACGATAAGATTTCCACTCATCTAA
- a CDS encoding GNAT family N-acetyltransferase: MKIYRVTNEAETHIIEEIAHLFLQQRTMDGEPEEKSRTFAGIKMALENPDKSGIIIAEEENSVIGLAFFNLGVSLRIGGPYLWLNELYVHEEHRNRGIARKLLLHLIYWAERDGIKSIELETGINNSVTKHLYNSLDFHDIISKRYAFHF, translated from the coding sequence ATGAAAATATATCGTGTAACGAATGAAGCTGAAACTCATATCATTGAAGAAATTGCCCATTTATTCTTACAGCAGCGTACGATGGACGGTGAGCCAGAAGAGAAATCCAGAACGTTTGCTGGTATTAAGATGGCGCTTGAAAACCCAGATAAAAGCGGAATCATCATTGCAGAAGAAGAAAACTCCGTGATTGGACTTGCCTTTTTTAACTTAGGAGTAAGTCTTCGGATTGGTGGACCTTACCTTTGGTTAAATGAGCTTTATGTTCATGAGGAGCATCGAAACAGAGGAATTGCCCGTAAACTTTTGCTACACTTGATCTATTGGGCTGAGAGAGATGGGATCAAATCCATTGAACTTGAAACAGGGATCAATAACTCCGTTACGAAGCATCTGTACAATTCATTGGATTTCCATGATATCATCTCTAAAAGATATGCATTTCATTTTTGA
- the ligD gene encoding non-homologous end-joining DNA ligase has translation MGKSSKEQIDLNVNGEIVTLTSPNKPLWPDHNIVKVEYINYLTQVAPYMLPFLKNRSLTVIRYPHGVSEEKFYQKNCPDYAPHYVHTALEEEINYIVCNNLPTLLWLGNQLAFEFHIPYRTVENIHPSEIVMDLDPPSRKEFHLSVEAALLIKEVCDKLHLTTFIKTSGNKGMQIYIPLPEQSVTFEDSRLFTEFLAQYLIEREPKWFTIERLKKNRGNRCYVDYIQHAEGKTIIAPYSVRGNDDALVATPLYWKEVNTSLKPEHFPLTSIMDRIKEVDDPFKDFFSCKSKQPILPLIKALKEKSL, from the coding sequence ATGGGAAAGTCTTCAAAAGAACAAATAGATCTTAATGTAAACGGCGAGATCGTTACGTTAACAAGCCCAAACAAACCACTTTGGCCGGATCACAATATTGTTAAAGTAGAATATATCAATTATTTGACTCAAGTAGCGCCATATATGCTGCCTTTTTTGAAGAATCGGTCCTTAACGGTCATCAGGTATCCTCATGGAGTGAGTGAAGAAAAGTTCTATCAAAAGAATTGTCCAGATTATGCTCCACACTATGTACATACGGCTCTGGAAGAAGAGATTAATTATATCGTTTGTAATAACTTACCTACATTGCTCTGGTTAGGAAACCAACTTGCCTTCGAGTTTCATATCCCATACCGGACAGTTGAAAATATTCACCCCTCAGAGATCGTGATGGATTTAGACCCTCCCTCTCGTAAAGAATTTCATCTTTCGGTAGAAGCTGCACTTTTGATAAAAGAAGTCTGTGACAAGTTACATCTCACCACATTCATCAAAACAAGCGGTAATAAGGGTATGCAGATCTATATTCCATTGCCTGAACAATCCGTTACATTTGAAGATTCACGGCTATTCACAGAATTTCTAGCACAGTATTTAATCGAACGTGAGCCGAAATGGTTTACGATCGAACGACTAAAAAAGAATCGTGGCAACCGTTGTTATGTGGATTATATTCAGCACGCAGAAGGGAAAACCATTATCGCTCCTTATTCTGTAAGAGGAAACGATGATGCGTTAGTGGCTACCCCTCTATACTGGAAAGAAGTGAATACTTCCTTAAAGCCTGAACATTTTCCACTTACATCAATCATGGATCGGATAAAAGAAGTAGATGACCCGTTTAAAGATTTTTTTTCTTGTAAAAGCAAACAGCCGATTCTACCTTTAATTAAAGCACTTAAGGAAAAAAGCCTCTAA
- a CDS encoding Ku protein: MHTMWKGAISFGLVNIPIKLFAATENKDIKMRYLHEKCHSPVQYEKICPVCEETVDSKEIVKGYEYEPGKFVVVEKEELDELAGVSDKSIEIIDFIKLEEIDPIFYNRSYFVGPGENGTKSFALLKKAMEDTGKIGLAKFTLRSKEHLAAVRVYKNGLVLETIFYPDEVRNVDHVPGLTDEVSLNEKEVEMAKQLIEQLTAPFEPEKYEDEYREAVLELINSKISGDEVKVAKEKPRTNVVDLMEALQASINESKGKETPDKGKKTKEAASKKSNDSTETKTKKKKSTAKKKASS; encoded by the coding sequence ATGCACACGATGTGGAAAGGTGCTATCAGCTTTGGTCTTGTTAATATTCCAATCAAGCTGTTTGCAGCAACTGAAAATAAAGATATAAAAATGAGATATTTACATGAGAAATGTCATAGTCCGGTTCAGTATGAAAAAATTTGCCCTGTATGTGAAGAGACTGTTGATTCTAAAGAAATTGTTAAAGGGTATGAGTATGAGCCTGGTAAGTTCGTAGTGGTTGAAAAAGAAGAACTTGATGAACTTGCAGGTGTATCTGATAAATCGATTGAGATCATTGATTTTATTAAGTTAGAGGAAATTGATCCTATCTTTTATAATCGTTCTTATTTTGTAGGACCTGGAGAGAATGGCACAAAATCTTTTGCCCTCTTAAAAAAAGCGATGGAAGATACCGGTAAGATCGGCCTTGCCAAGTTCACACTACGATCAAAAGAACACCTAGCAGCTGTTCGTGTGTACAAGAATGGTCTAGTCTTGGAAACCATTTTTTATCCCGATGAAGTAAGGAATGTGGATCATGTTCCTGGTTTAACAGATGAAGTATCACTCAATGAAAAAGAAGTTGAGATGGCGAAACAGCTTATCGAACAATTAACTGCTCCGTTCGAACCTGAAAAATATGAAGACGAATACCGTGAAGCCGTTCTCGAATTGATCAACTCAAAAATTTCTGGTGATGAAGTAAAAGTGGCGAAGGAAAAGCCGAGAACTAATGTTGTGGACCTAATGGAAGCACTTCAAGCTTCTATTAATGAAAGTAAAGGAAAAGAAACCCCTGATAAAGGTAAGAAGACCAAAGAAGCTGCTTCTAAAAAAAGCAATGATTCCACAGAAACAAAAACTAAAAAGAAAAAATCAACAGCAAAGAAGAAAGCTAGTTCATGA
- a CDS encoding alpha-amylase family glycosyl hydrolase: protein MGKRMIFLAMSFLLFLSVQNKALAEKKEERSWKDETIYFIMVDRFNNGNKDNDFDVDLNDLSAYHGGDFKGIMDKLGYLDDLGVTAIWLTPVVKNEPGGYHGYWTEDFYETEEHFGSKDELKQLVKKAHDRDIKVILDLVVNHTGYKHPWLEDKSKKDWFHPEMEIGNWDNQEEVENGWLAGLPDLNTENNETRKYLLDMAEYWIKETDIDGYRLDTVKHVPKDFWQEFSERVNQAKPGFYLIGEVWHNDPRYIAEYNNAGIQSFVDYPLFNEMVRIFRQSGQSLSELNAVWERNKFYYKDPYTLGNFIDNHDNIRFVREALLKQEDPEKRLKLALTYLYSAPGIPILYQGTEHMMDGAKDPDNRRMMDFTQNKDFEKFTSKLGKLRQKHPALRRGDYSMILDKDGKAVFKRKYQDETLYIVFNNDKKKSAISFTDKSLQNKKLVSLLSDEEIKVNNTSFEMNMAGETADIYSVQDADTNWKFYLIAAIIVLLLSSFYIYKKRKKRTL, encoded by the coding sequence ATGGGCAAAAGAATGATATTCTTGGCTATGTCGTTTCTTCTTTTTTTATCTGTTCAAAATAAAGCGCTTGCAGAAAAAAAGGAAGAACGATCATGGAAAGACGAAACGATTTATTTTATCATGGTAGACCGGTTTAATAATGGAAACAAAGATAACGACTTTGATGTAGATCTTAATGACCTTTCAGCTTATCATGGGGGAGACTTCAAAGGGATCATGGATAAGCTTGGTTATCTTGATGATCTCGGGGTTACGGCGATATGGCTAACACCTGTGGTTAAGAACGAACCCGGAGGCTATCACGGTTATTGGACGGAGGACTTCTATGAAACCGAAGAACATTTCGGTTCAAAGGATGAGTTAAAACAGCTTGTCAAAAAAGCACATGATCGAGATATAAAAGTCATATTAGATCTTGTCGTAAATCATACAGGGTATAAACATCCTTGGTTAGAAGACAAGTCAAAAAAAGATTGGTTCCACCCAGAGATGGAAATCGGCAACTGGGATAACCAAGAAGAAGTTGAGAACGGGTGGCTCGCTGGATTGCCCGATCTGAACACAGAGAACAATGAAACACGTAAGTACTTACTCGACATGGCTGAATATTGGATCAAAGAAACAGACATAGATGGCTATCGTTTAGATACGGTAAAACATGTGCCAAAAGATTTTTGGCAAGAATTTTCAGAACGAGTGAATCAGGCTAAGCCCGGATTCTATTTAATCGGTGAAGTTTGGCATAATGATCCAAGATATATTGCTGAGTACAATAATGCAGGCATTCAATCGTTTGTAGATTATCCATTGTTTAATGAGATGGTTCGAATCTTTAGACAAAGCGGACAATCGCTTTCAGAGCTGAACGCTGTATGGGAGCGAAACAAGTTCTATTATAAAGATCCGTATACCTTAGGGAACTTCATAGATAATCATGATAACATTCGATTCGTGCGTGAAGCACTGCTGAAGCAAGAAGATCCGGAAAAGAGGCTAAAGCTCGCTCTTACTTACCTTTACTCGGCACCTGGTATTCCAATCCTCTATCAAGGAACAGAGCATATGATGGATGGAGCCAAAGATCCGGACAATCGTCGTATGATGGACTTTACTCAAAATAAGGATTTTGAAAAGTTCACTTCTAAATTAGGAAAGCTTAGACAAAAACATCCTGCACTAAGACGTGGCGATTATTCGATGATTCTTGATAAAGATGGGAAAGCCGTCTTTAAGCGAAAATATCAGGATGAAACACTTTATATCGTTTTTAACAATGATAAGAAGAAGTCTGCTATTTCTTTCACAGATAAAAGCCTTCAAAATAAAAAACTTGTGAGTCTGTTATCAGACGAAGAGATAAAGGTGAACAATACTTCTTTCGAAATGAATATGGCTGGGGAAACAGCTGATATTTATTCTGTACAAGATGCAGATACCAATTGGAAGTTCTACTTAATAGCAGCAATAATCGTACTATTGTTAAGTTCTTTCTATATTTATAAAAAAAGAAAAAAACGCACTTTATAA
- a CDS encoding BsuPI-related putative proteinase inhibitor encodes MRSIKITVVVFLTVCTFLFFMSACGKEQAKPNGKKGEVSSQLNPVLSIQQRNDGIYVLAVLENHSNHTVTLSFNSSKMFDVAITDSSKKEVFRHSKGVNYEKKQEDVHINAGASHIWKTKWKLSAANKKAGIYRVNATFLPDEISPGSLRTESLSVEEVLTLQGGSEETKNNSFRNIYFSGKDGTYKVSGEARVFEGSFVYSVSDGHNIFIEKNEQIVEGGPDWAPFSFEVHIKKEDLPINGTLMLELFYYSPKNGEKSDTLAVPLQSFK; translated from the coding sequence ATGAGGTCAATTAAAATTACCGTTGTAGTCTTTCTAACGGTTTGTACGTTTCTATTCTTCATGTCGGCGTGCGGCAAAGAACAGGCTAAACCTAATGGTAAAAAAGGCGAAGTTTCTTCTCAGTTAAATCCGGTTTTATCCATCCAACAAAGAAATGATGGGATTTATGTTCTCGCAGTTCTAGAGAATCATAGCAACCATACGGTAACGTTATCTTTCAATAGTTCCAAGATGTTTGATGTCGCTATTACGGATTCTTCGAAAAAAGAAGTATTTAGGCATTCTAAAGGAGTGAACTATGAGAAAAAACAAGAGGATGTACATATTAATGCAGGCGCAAGTCACATTTGGAAAACTAAGTGGAAGCTTTCAGCTGCGAACAAAAAAGCAGGGATCTATCGAGTGAACGCAACCTTTCTCCCTGATGAAATATCACCAGGATCATTGAGGACTGAGAGTCTATCAGTAGAGGAAGTGCTTACTCTTCAAGGGGGATCTGAGGAAACGAAGAATAATTCTTTTCGAAATATATACTTTTCAGGAAAAGACGGTACTTACAAAGTTTCAGGAGAGGCAAGAGTGTTTGAAGGCTCCTTTGTCTACTCCGTTTCTGATGGCCATAACATTTTTATTGAAAAGAACGAACAAATCGTGGAAGGCGGACCCGATTGGGCTCCATTTTCATTCGAAGTCCATATAAAAAAAGAAGATCTGCCTATAAACGGTACACTCATGCTAGAACTGTTTTACTATAGTCCAAAAAACGGAGAAAAATCAGATACACTGGCAGTGCCGCTTCAGTCATTTAAATAG
- a CDS encoding YitT family protein has translation MTERFRLNDLGITELKKIFFIIVGALLNAVSLNMFLIPAKVYASGFTGVSQLISSLLVNTAFPISTGILYLLFNIPVTILGWLKVGKSFTIYSFLSVIMITAFLEIIPITVVSSDILLNAVFGGVLAALGVGVTLKYGASTGGLDIIAMILSRMKNKPIGGYFFILNGLIILAAGFLFGWEKALYTLVALYVSSRVIDAVHTRHEKLTAMIVTKKGNEIQEAIHGKMVRGITIVPAKGAFSKQDKEMLIIVITRYELYDLEQVLKEVDPNAFTNIVHTTGIYGFFRND, from the coding sequence ATGACAGAACGTTTTCGCTTAAATGATCTAGGGATAACTGAACTTAAAAAAATATTTTTTATAATCGTAGGAGCCCTGCTTAATGCCGTCTCACTTAACATGTTCTTAATACCGGCAAAGGTTTATGCGAGTGGATTTACTGGCGTTTCTCAGCTGATCTCTTCATTGCTCGTTAATACGGCTTTTCCAATCAGTACTGGTATTTTGTACTTATTATTTAATATTCCTGTTACGATTTTAGGCTGGCTAAAAGTAGGAAAGTCGTTTACGATATATAGCTTCTTAAGTGTTATTATGATCACGGCGTTTCTTGAAATCATACCTATCACAGTTGTTTCTTCAGATATACTCTTGAATGCGGTATTCGGTGGTGTACTCGCAGCATTAGGTGTTGGAGTGACGTTGAAGTATGGAGCATCAACAGGAGGACTTGATATTATCGCCATGATCTTATCAAGAATGAAGAACAAACCGATCGGTGGTTATTTCTTTATCCTCAATGGATTGATCATACTTGCAGCAGGTTTCCTTTTCGGATGGGAGAAGGCGTTATATACTCTTGTTGCTCTATATGTATCATCACGTGTTATCGACGCTGTACATACGCGTCACGAAAAGTTAACAGCGATGATTGTTACGAAGAAGGGGAATGAAATCCAAGAAGCGATTCACGGGAAAATGGTTCGTGGTATTACAATTGTACCTGCAAAAGGCGCATTCTCTAAGCAAGACAAAGAGATGCTCATCATCGTAATCACTCGCTATGAACTGTATGACCTAGAGCAAGTACTTAAAGAGGTAGATCCGAATGCCTTCACAAATATCGTACACACAACAGGCATTTACGGCTTCTTCAGAAACGACTAA
- the ligD gene encoding non-homologous end-joining DNA ligase, producing MIQSFLKPMLPSLSNELPEGDQWVYEVKYDGFRCLLYWDHMNVIMTSRNGHPLHGIFPEIADHLKSIEHRVKHLFPLLLDGELCILENENKANFEQIQKRGRLKQPDKISHASKTIPSSYCAFDLLAIEDEYTYQKSFGERKEKLQSLLQQADVPCKKISIDSRLNYIPFTLSRAEILNIVEVDQSEGIVAKRVSNKWISGLRTNEWIKVKNLKFHSFIILGYDTENGFFHVGVKKEHAVQFVGLFSHGISSQEKEALIQIIKKNMKSRNGTLIMIEPSICVELSYLELYKNHLRQPRFVSFRFDTSWEECTWESLQKNK from the coding sequence ATGATTCAATCTTTTTTAAAACCCATGCTTCCTTCTCTTTCAAATGAATTGCCCGAAGGAGATCAGTGGGTATATGAAGTGAAGTATGACGGGTTCAGATGTTTACTTTACTGGGATCATATGAATGTGATCATGACATCTAGAAATGGTCATCCACTGCATGGTATTTTCCCTGAGATTGCAGATCACCTAAAAAGCATCGAGCATCGTGTTAAACATTTGTTTCCGCTTCTTTTAGATGGAGAACTCTGTATTCTTGAAAACGAAAATAAAGCCAACTTTGAACAAATACAAAAAAGAGGCAGACTTAAGCAACCTGATAAAATATCACATGCTTCTAAAACCATCCCCTCTTCCTATTGTGCATTTGATCTACTTGCTATAGAGGATGAGTACACTTATCAAAAATCTTTTGGGGAAAGAAAAGAAAAACTTCAGAGTTTGCTACAACAAGCAGATGTTCCATGTAAGAAAATCTCAATCGATAGCCGTCTAAATTATATTCCATTTACTTTATCCCGAGCTGAAATTTTAAATATAGTTGAAGTTGATCAAAGTGAAGGTATAGTAGCGAAGAGGGTTTCCAACAAATGGATCTCAGGACTCCGAACAAATGAATGGATCAAAGTAAAAAACTTGAAATTCCATTCCTTTATCATATTGGGTTATGATACAGAAAACGGATTTTTTCATGTTGGTGTTAAGAAAGAACATGCCGTTCAATTTGTAGGATTATTTTCTCACGGCATCTCTTCTCAAGAGAAGGAAGCATTGATTCAGATCATTAAGAAAAACATGAAGAGCAGGAACGGAACTCTAATAATGATAGAGCCTTCGATCTGCGTAGAACTTTCGTATTTAGAACTTTATAAAAATCATCTGAGACAGCCAAGGTTTGTTTCATTTCGTTTTGATACAAGCTGGGAGGAATGTACATGGGAAAGTCTTCAAAAGAACAAATAG
- a CDS encoding NifU N-terminal domain-containing protein, whose translation MAVEFSIQPTPNPNAIKFDGSEKFLEGRLSARVGDDSDSPLAKALLSIDGVESIFGFENFITVNKTNDSDWNELMPEIQKALEENA comes from the coding sequence ATGGCAGTAGAATTTTCGATCCAACCAACACCGAACCCTAACGCAATTAAATTTGATGGTTCAGAGAAATTTTTAGAAGGAAGACTTTCTGCACGTGTCGGTGATGATTCAGACTCCCCTCTTGCTAAAGCATTGCTATCGATTGATGGCGTAGAATCCATTTTTGGTTTTGAGAACTTTATTACAGTCAATAAAACAAACGACAGTGATTGGAACGAATTGATGCCAGAGATTCAAAAAGCGTTAGAAGAGAACGCTTAA
- a CDS encoding DegV family protein codes for MTTIITDTGSDLPKQLLDEYEIIMLPLIVQVNDEEYLDRSNIEPKQLYTYMKEGAVPKTAQVPPSIIKETLTSCARNGQPAIYITLSSGISGTYQTAVLMKNEVLEEYPNAQIEVFDSQSASLGYGLMVYEAAKEAKEGKSFDEILHTLQHYQKHLEHIFTVDDLEYLLRGGRVSKTAAVMGTLLKIKPVLHMEDGKLFPLEKLRGKKKVLGRMVEIMKERASSLDDITIGISHADDTETAKALKELIIEETGNKNILVTMIGCAIGAHAGPGTIALFFLNTPKKVS; via the coding sequence ATGACTACGATAATAACCGATACAGGATCTGATCTACCCAAACAATTATTGGATGAATACGAGATTATCATGTTGCCTTTAATCGTTCAGGTTAATGATGAAGAGTATTTAGATCGATCTAATATCGAACCAAAACAGCTATATACATATATGAAGGAAGGCGCCGTTCCTAAAACAGCGCAAGTTCCTCCATCGATCATCAAAGAAACCTTAACTTCATGTGCAAGAAATGGACAACCTGCCATCTATATCACTCTATCCTCTGGAATAAGTGGGACTTATCAGACAGCTGTACTTATGAAGAATGAAGTACTTGAAGAATATCCAAACGCTCAAATAGAAGTTTTTGATAGTCAATCTGCATCATTAGGATATGGTCTAATGGTCTATGAAGCAGCTAAAGAAGCGAAGGAAGGAAAATCTTTTGATGAGATTCTACACACCCTTCAACACTATCAGAAGCACCTTGAACATATTTTTACCGTTGATGACCTTGAATATTTATTGCGCGGTGGCAGAGTAAGTAAAACGGCCGCTGTCATGGGGACACTCTTAAAAATCAAGCCTGTTCTTCATATGGAAGATGGAAAACTGTTTCCACTTGAGAAACTGCGCGGAAAGAAAAAAGTTCTCGGACGCATGGTAGAAATCATGAAAGAAAGAGCTTCATCTCTTGATGACATCACGATTGGAATCAGTCATGCTGATGATACGGAAACAGCAAAAGCTTTAAAAGAACTGATTATTGAAGAAACCGGAAACAAAAACATATTAGTTACGATGATCGGTTGTGCGATCGGGGCTCACGCAGGACCTGGAACAATCGCCTTATTCTTCTTAAATACACCTAAAAAAGTATCTTAA